A DNA window from Heterodontus francisci isolate sHetFra1 unplaced genomic scaffold, sHetFra1.hap1 HAP1_SCAFFOLD_2010, whole genome shotgun sequence contains the following coding sequences:
- the LOC137367105 gene encoding cytochrome b5 domain-containing protein 1-like, which translates to MTTEDATVLPSTMLHSRYYTSQEVAVHNTMDDLWVSYLGKVYDLTPLAQEFKGDILLKPILAAAGKDISHWFDEKRKDIRIEIDQLTNCQKYHTPQGRFIHIPPPLPRIDWFNDFGKPWWTDPKYEVGYLSEKTRQIRIINTLTSQEQVIEVHSLN; encoded by the exons ATGACGACGGAGGACGCGACTGTGCTGCCATCGACCATGTTGCACTCCCGTTACTACACCAGTCAGGAGGTGGCTGTGCACAACACCATGGATGACCTGTGGGTCTCCTACCTGGGCAAAGTCTACGACCTGACCCCCCTGGCTCAGGAGTTTAAAG GTGATATTCTGCTGAAACCTATTTTGGCAGCAGCCGGGAAAGACATCAGCCACTGGTTTGATGAGAAACGTAAAGAC ATACGTATCGAGATTGACCAGCTCACCAATTGCCAAAAGTACCACACGCCTCAAGGCCGCTTTATTCACATCCCACCGCCCTTGCCGAGAATTGATTGGTTTAATGACTTCGGGAAACCGTGGTGGACAGATCCAAAGTACGAGGTTGGGTATTTAAGTGAAAAAACAAGACAGATCCGAATCATCAACACTCTAACATCCCAAGAACAGGTGATCGAGGTACACAGCTTGAAT